A window of the Sabethes cyaneus chromosome 1, idSabCyanKW18_F2, whole genome shotgun sequence genome harbors these coding sequences:
- the LOC128746062 gene encoding uncharacterized protein LOC128746062: MNGVRTVKELLLPQQTLNMVELSQLYPHLRGLPIDSYSNARPRILIGMKHAKLSLGLKNREGESGHPIAIKTRLGWTVCGGWGSETNTSLHHYTFHICPCDTKTDDELHQAMKEYFALDSLGVAKSEKPLLSVEDERALSMLQALTRYKRGRYETGLLWRYDDARLPDSHAMALRRFQCLKKRMEKDPELARTLQAKISDYVENGYIRKLTTEEVNQKMRRRWYLPIFPVTNPNKPGKVRIVWDAAAIAYGTSLNSALLKRPDLLRSLLAILLQFRERRIGLSGDIREMFHQVLIRPEDQPCQCFFWMNENGEMAVYVMQVMTFGACCSPSTAQFVKNTNAESFADKYPAACEAIIKSHYVDDMLVSVDTEEQAIVLAKDVRYVHEQGGFEIRNWVSNSKKVLTALQEIDTEEKCLDLSPELATEKVLGMWWNTIDDVFTYKVGWNRYDAPLLEGQRRPTKREVLRVLMTIFDPLGLVSHFLSFLKIILQQIWRSGVQWDEKIDDNAYAKWQLWLQVLPRLEHVRVPRCYNPGYPPEKADDVQLHMMVDASENGMAAACYLRFSNCGTIICSIVAAKSRVAPLKFTSIPRMELAAAVLGAHLARTVEETLSFRIYRKVYWSDFRDVLCWINSDHRRYSPYVGHRISEIVEISEPREWRWVPSKLNCADDATKWSSLPDMYSDHRWFTGAEFLWRAEENWPPIPIMSGSTDIELRPSLLAVHALSEPVIDVSSYSSWQRLVKITALLHRFVCNCRLKHAKILIRTGPLTASELLIAERSLIRLGQWEMYPDEIAALQKTRNSDSSTNTVLKTSPLYQLTPWLDEYGVMRMRTRIAACQYATNDAKQPVILHQKYHTTTLLIAHYHLKYHHQNHETVINEMRQKYHIAHLRARYQQVRKACQRCKNQHVSPSPPFMADLPPARLAAFSRPFTHTGIDYFGPIEVVVGRRIEKRWGMLATCLTVRAIHIEVVFSLSTSSCIMAIRNFINRRGTPQRIYSDRGANFVGANRELRQLNDALNQQELMKEFARNGIEWAFNPPLSPHMGGSWERLIRTVKNNLVAVCSVKKPSDEVLRNLLSEIENTVNSRPLTHVPIDEDSGPALTPNDLLLGSSNGSKPLSILDDSGAILRQNWCTSQVLANQFWKRWVSDYLPEITRRTKWFRHSKPIAVGDIVVITDKNMPRNCWPKGKIINTKVSKDGQVRSATVRTANGVYERPTSKLAVLDVRCLAHL; the protein is encoded by the coding sequence ATGAATGGCGTCAGAACGGTGAAAGAGCTGTTGCTGCCACAGCAAACATTGAACATGGTTGAATTGTCGCAGTTGTATCCTCACCTTCGGGGTCTGCCGATCGATTCGTATAGTAACGCTCGCCCGCGGATTCTCATAGGAATGAAGCACGCCAAGCTCAGTCTTGGCTTGAAGAACCGTGAAGGCGAGAGCGGTCACCCAATTGCCATAAAGACTCGACTCGGTTGGACGGTATGCGGAGGATGGGGCTCTGAAACCAATACGAGTCTACACCACTACACATTCCACATTTGTCCTTGTGATACGAAGACTGATGACGAGCTACACCAAGCCATGAAGGAATACTTCGCACTAGATAGCCTCGGAGTGGCCAAATCTGAGAAGCCGCTTTTGTCCGTGGAAGATGAGCGGGCACTATCAATGCTTCAAGCGTTGACCCGCTATAAACGTGGCCGATATGAGACCGGTTTACTGTGGCGGTACGATGATGCCCGACTACCCGACAGTCATGCAATGGCGTTGCGGCGATTTCAGTGCCTGAAGAAGCGAATGGAGAAGGATCCGGAATTGGCAAGAACACTGCAAGCGAAGATCAGTGACTACGTGGAGAATGGCTACATTCGAAAGCTCACCACTGAAGAGGTCAACCAGAAAATGCGAAGACGCTGGTACTTGCCGATCTTTCCCGTTACCAACCCAAACAAGCCTGGGAAAGTGCGGATTGTGTGGGATGCCGCGGCTATCGCCTACGGAACATCCCTGAACTCAGCGTTGCTGAAAAGACCAGACCTATTACGCTCACTCCTTGCGATTTTACTTCAGTTCCGAGAGCGGCGCATCGGACTGTCCGGTGATATACGTGAAATGTTTCACCAGGTGCTAATCCGACCCGAAGACCAACCGTGCCAGTGTTTCTTCTGGATGAACGAGAACGGAGAGATGGCGGTGTACGTGATGCAAGTGATGACATTCGGGGCATGCTGCTCTCCAAGCACTGCTCAGTTCGTGAAAAACACGAATGCGGAAAGTTTTGCGGACAAGTACCCCGCTGCTTGCGAAGCTATCATCAAATCCCACTATGTCGATGATATGCTAGTTAGCGTGGATACCGAAGAACAAGCCATCGTGTTGGCAAAGGACGTTAGGTACGTCCATGAGCAGGGCGGCTTCGAAAtcagaaactgggtaagcaaCTCGAAGAAGGTGCTCACCGCGctgcaggaaatcgacaccGAAGAGAAGTGTCTCGACCTGTCTCCAGAGCTGGCCACAGAGAAGGTATTAGGTATGTGGTGGAACACTATCGACGATGTCTTTACATATAAGGTGGGTTGGAACCGCTACGATGCGCCTCTGCTGGAAGGTCAACGACGCCCCACAAAGCGAGAGGTACTGCGTGTCCTAATGACCATCTTCGACCCGCTTGGTTTGGTCTCCCACTTTCTTTCGTTCCTGAAGATTATCCTCCAACAAATCTGGCGATCCGGCGTGCAGTGGGACGAAAAAATCGACGATAACGCGTACGCAAAGTGGCAACTATGGTTGCAAGTTCTACCCCGGCTTGAACATGTTCGCGTTCCTCGGTGCTACAACCCCGGATATCCCCCAGAGAAGGCCGACGATGTACAGCTACACATGATGGTCGACGCCAGCGAGAACGGTATGGCCGCCGCTTGCTATCTACGATTCAGCAATTGCGGAACCATAATTTGTTCCATCGTCGCTGCTAAATCGAGAGTCGCACCACTAAAATTTACGTCGATCCCTAGAATGGAACTAGCTGCTGCAGTCCTTGGGGCCCACTTAGCGCGCACCGTGGAAGAAACACTGTCTTTCCGAATCTACAGAAAAGTATACTGGTCCGATTTCAGAGATGTTCTTTGCTGGATCAATTCTGACCATCGTCGCTACAGTCCATACGTGGGCCATCGAATTAGTGAAATCGTCGAAATATCAGAACCGCGCGAATGGAGGTGGGTGCCGAGCAAGTTGAACTGCGCCGACGATGCAACTAAGTGGAGTAGCTTACCAGACATGTATTCCGATCATCGCTGGTTTACAGGGGCCGAGTTTCTCTGGCGCGCGGAAGAAAATTGGCCACCAATACCAATCATGAGTGGATCAACCGATATCGAACTGCGCCCCTCGTTGCTGGCTGTTCATGCACTGTCAGAACCTGTCATCGATGTCAGCAGTTATTCAAGCTGGCAGAGACTCGTCAAAATTACTGCACTTCTTCATCGCTTCGTTTGCAACTGCCGCCTCAAACACGCCAAGATATTGATTCGCACGGGACCACTTACAGCAAGCGAACTGCTGATCGCCGAGCGCTCGCTTATACGGCTAGGTCAATGGGAAATGTACCCTGACGAGATTGCTGCCCTCCAGAAAACCCGCAATTCGGACTCAAGCACAAACACCGTTTTGAAAACAAGCCCACTCTACCAACTAACACCATGGTTGGACGAATACGGAGTTATGCGCATGCGGACGCGTATTGCTGCATGTCAGTACGCCACTAATGACGCAAAGCAGCCGGTTATTCTACACCAAAAATACCACACCACCACTCTACTAATAGCACACTACCACCTCAAATACCATCACCAAAACCACGAAACCGTTATAAACGAAATGCGGCAGAAGTACCACATCGCTCATCTCCGCGCCCGTTACCAGCAAGTTAGGAAAGCTTGCCAACGGTGCAAGAACCAGCACGTATCGCCTAGTCCACCGTTCATGGCCGATCTACCACCAGCTCGCCTTGCTGCCTTCTCACGACCGTTCACTCATACAGGGATAGACTACTTCGGGCCGATCGAGGTCGTCGTGGGGCGAAGAATCGAAAAGCGTTGGGGAATGTTAGCCACCTGCCTGACGGTGCGAGCAATCCACATCGAGGTTGTGTTTTCGCTAAGCACAAGCTCATGCATAATGGCGATTCGCAATTTCATTAACCGCCGTGGCACCCCGCAAAGGATATACAGTGACCGTGGCGCAAACTTCGTGGGTGCAAATCGAGAGCTGAGGCAGCTCAACGACGCACTCAATCAACAGGAGCTGATGAAAGAGTTTGCTAGGAATGGCATAGAATGGGCGTTCAACCCACCACTATCACCGCACATGGGCGGCAGCTGGGAGCGACTCATCCGCACTGTTAAAAATAACCTGGTGGCAGTCTGCTCCGTGAAAAAACCATCCGACGAGGTCCTTCGTAACCTGCTATCGGAAATAGAAAACACCGTCAACTCACGTCCACTGACACACGTGCCGATAGACGAGGATTCGGGTCCGGCGCTGACGCCGAATGATCTCTTGCTCGGTTCGTCCAACGGGTCGAAACCGCTCAGTATTCTCGACGACAGTGGTGCCATCCTCCGGCAGAATTGGTGCACGTCGCAGGTTCTGGCGAATCAGTTCTGGAAACGCTGGGTATCGGACTACCTGCCAGAGATTACACGCCGCACTAAGTGGTTCCGTCACTCAAAGCCGATCGCTGTGGGCGACATAGTTGTCATCACCGATAAGAACATGCCCCGTAATTGCTGGCCGAAGGGGAAGATCATCAATACTAAGGTCAGCAAGGATGGTCAGGTGCGCTCCGCAACGGTGAGAACAGCCAATGGAGTATACGAGCGTCCGACATCGAAGCTCGCCGTGTTAGACgtccggtgccttgctcacctttag